The sequence CACAGCCGCCCAGGGGCCCCACACAGGGTGTCTCGGGCACCTGGTGCCAGCGGTCAGTGACTCACGAGGACCCCAGCTGCTGCTCTCAGCCTGCAGGAGTACTGGCTTGTGTCAAGAAAGGGCACCAGGCCACATTCTGTGCTTAGAGGCTCTGCAAACTTTTGCGGAAATGGAAGGACACATCCTTAACTGTTTCAAAACTGAAAGATAGAAGAAACGCTGTTCTTCACTTCCCCTGAAATCAAATCTGTTAACTAGGAGCTTCCCAAACCCAAATCCCCAGGAATCTTGAGCCTAAATTTAGCTTATCCTTGGAAGGTCACCGGATTACCCTGGGGCAGGGTCAGCCAGCAGCTGCTTAAGATAAACTTGGCTTTTCTGCAGACTCAGGCTTTTCTCACACACAATTAATGAGATCCTGCCGTACTTCCCCTGGGAAAGCAGAACAATGGCTGGGGTGAGCAGGTGGCCTTGGCCAGCGCTCTGCCCCAAGGGCCCTTCGCCAGAGATCAGGGGTTTGTGTCCCTGCCTGAACAGGACACCTCCGATCTCTACCTGCAGGCTCTGGACCACCGTGGCACTCTGGACATAAGGTCACTTCTGTCCCTTGGATGCCCAGCCCCTTCCCACCTCTGGGATCTTGCACTGGCTATTGCTTCTGCTCTGGCTGGAACTTATTCCCCGGATCCCTGtgaaatgtcacctcttcagagaggTCCTCACCACTGTCTTTCCTGCCCAGTTCTTGGTTGACAGGTTCCTGTCAGCTCTTTATGGGCAGGAGCTGCCTGTGCTGTGTGCTCTGCCTAGAGACAGCGCTTGCCACAGAGTAGGTGGGCAGACCCTCCATCAGTGGCAGGAAAGGTGGGTGCACCCTCATGCCCCACCGGAGTCTGGCCTGAGCCACTCAGAGGCCAGCCTCCATCTGAGGTGGGTTTGTCCATGGTCAGCCCCTGcggccctctctgggcctctctgCATTGGCACTGGttccactgcagcctggagccTCGAGCAACAGGGTAGAAATCAGATTGTGAAAGGTGAAGCCTGAGACTCCTCTGCCATGTCCCTGTGATGCTGTAAGGCTGCCGCCAAAGAAGCGTGAGCTTGCTGGGGCCACCCTAGGGTGCCaggtaggagagaagaaaaacaggcagccaggggagaagggagagccTTGGGCTGGCTGCAGCCCCAAGCTGGCTAGAGGGCGACAGGCAGCCTCCTGTGCAGGACAGAAACACGAAGACAGCCGCCCTGTGGAGGTTATTCCTGGATACCGGGTGGGAAAATCAACAAGCAAATGGACAGGTCCAGCTCAAGCCTCTAAAAGCAATGCTGGGGGACGGTGCAGCAAGGTGTTCCTGGAAGTGATCTCGGCAACACAACTTAGAAGatgagcaggccgggcgcggtggctcaagcctgtaatcccagcactttgggaggccgagacgggcggatcatgaggtcagatcgagaccatcctggctaacacggtgaaaccccgtctctactaaaaaatacaaaaaactagccgggcgaggtggcgggcgtctgtagtcccagctactcgggaggctgaggcaggagaatggcgtgaacccgggaggcggagcttgcagtgagctgagatccggccactgcactccagtttgggcgacaaagcgagactctgtctcaacaacaacaacaacaaaaaaaagaagatgagcAGGACCCAACCTGACAGACCCACACCGCGGGCAGAAGAGGCCAAGGTAAGAGACGGCCCACGTGAGGCCCATAGGCAGGTGAGTCTGCTGGGGCAGAGTGTGTGCTCAGGGCCTCGCCAAGCCTGGTGACTGGACTGGCCAGTCCTAGCACATGCAGGTACACATCAGTCCAGCTGCTCTAGGGGTCGGCTCTTTGTCCATGGGCAATGTGAGCCATGGAGGGTCTTAGGTAGGGTGAGGCCCAGGAGACGGGCCTGCTGGGGTGGCCTAACTGGGCAAGGGCAGGTTCTTGATGAGCTGAGGAGGCCACAGCAGTCATCCCAGGAAGATGGTGGCATGGAAGGGCTGGGAGTAGGGGGATCCAGGGAAGGTCCCTGGGCTTGGGCTAGGGGATAGTAAGAGTGAGAGGGTGGGTGGGTCAGCTGGACCCCTGGAGTACACAGAGGAGATGTCCAGGAGGGTCTGTAGAAGAAGGGGCGTGGCCCATGGGTCTGCAGCAGGAGGGATGCAGTGACTAAAGTGATAGCTGGGAGAAGGCAGTGGTCCTCAGAGCCACACCTGGTGGGAAGAGGCCACGTGGGGCTGAGCAAAGAGGGTACGATTTCCCTCCAGCCTCAGGGCTGGGCACACTTGCCTTCAGAGCCTCCCCACACTAGGTGAGCCAGATGCTGGCCTTACCTCATTTACCATCTCAGAGCCATCTGAAGGGGGAGAAGGGAACCAGGCCCCAGGAGGCAGAAAGTCATCAAAGCTCCCACATCCGTGACCAGCCTCAGTGCCATGCTTTTTCTATGGAGGGTCCTGTCCAATGGAACTGAGCACAGATCAGATAAAAGAACTGGGCACCCAGTGGCTTCAGTCCAGGGCCTGGAGTTCAAACTTTACTGGAAACAAAGGGGCCGACAGAGATTGGAGAAAGAACTGCTAGAAAGGGGCTGGTGTCCCCATGGGACTGTGGGTTTTGGAGCCTTGTGCCCCCACCTGAGCCTCAGGGGGCCCGGAGTGTCCACCCCAGTGGACCTTTCGAGAAATGGCTGGGCCATTGTGCAGAAGAATGCCCGGAAATCCCGCGCCGCCCTCCCCCAGCAAGGATGGGGGCTCTTCCTCCTGGCCAGGAAACTCCAAGTTGGCTTCCGGAGGGTGGCCTGGGGGCTGGGGTGCCAGGGACACCATCGCCACTGGTGGGAGGGCAGGGCACAGCCCCTCCGTGTCCCTTTGTCTCTCCTGTCTGAAGGCCAGAGCAGGCTGCTAGGCCTGGGGCCACCACTGCCCCTGGGTATACACTCAGTGTGCTGGGTCACTGAGAACTTCCTGAAGTGGTGTCACCTGAGCTGGGCCCCCAAGGATGGGGTGCGGGCAGTACCGCAGGAAGAGGAGCAGCCCCTATGAAGATTGAGAGGTCTGGGAAGCCCCTGCAGCTTGGGAGAGTGGGAGTCGCCAGGCAGGGGGAAAGCCCCTGTGCCACCGCTTTGTGCCAGAGACTCAGGCTCCAGAGAGGCAGTGAGTGGCATGGGGGGGTGAGGCTGGAGCCTGGGCCTGACCTCCATATGGCTGCCTGGCGTCTCCGTTTGCCATGGGGTGAGAGAGACAGTGCCGGGACTCAGAGCGGGGCTGGAGAGAGTGCGGGAAAGGGCCTGGGTGGGGCTTGGACTCCGGGGCGGGCTTTCTGGAGACACCCCCTACAAGGGCCTCTACGGCTGTGACAGGGGTTGGGGGGTGGCGGCTCCTGCAAACCCCAGTCAGTGGAGTGGAGCTGGCTCGGGTGGAAGAGACCACTGGGCTCAGTAGGGGATGTGGGAGTGGACCGGGTGGTGCAGGCTGGGGGTCAAGCGCCTTCTGAAGTGACGCGGCCGGAACACGCAGGGAGGCGGCCCAAGAAGCGGGCCCTAGGCCAGCCCAGAACGCGCTTGGCCGCGACTAGGATAACCGCgggtggggctgggggcggcGGCCGGGCGGGGAGCCGTCTCGCGCCCTCAGCTACCCCCCAAGAGCCGTTGTTTTCCTAACTTCAGCTGCCAGGGGCTCTGTGATTGGCTGCGGGACGATGGCCCGAGCACGGATTGGCTGCTTCGGGCCGGGGGGCCGGGCCCGGGGGACAGAATCCGCCCCCGAACCTTCAAAGAGGGTACCCCCGGCAGGAGTTGGCAGACCTAGAAGGTGCGACAGACCCGCGGGGCAAACGGACTGGGGCCGAGAGCCGGGAGCGCGGGCGCAAAGGCACTAGGGCCCGCCCAGGGCGCCGCCGCAGCACGGCCTTGGGGGTTCTGGGGGGCCGTCGGGCTCGCGTCTCTCCTCTAGCCATGGGGTCCGCAGCGTTGGAGATCCTGGGCCTGGTGCTGTGCCTGGTGGGCTGGGGGGGTCTGATCCTGGCTTGCGGGCTGCCCATGTGGCAGGTGACTGCCTTCCTGGACCACAACATCGTGACGGCGCAGACCACCTGGAAGGGGCTGTGGATGTCCTGCGTGGTGCAGAGCACGGGGCACATGCAGTGCAAGGTGTACGACTCGGTGCTGGCTCTGAGCACCGAGGTGCAGGCAGCGCGGGCGCTCACCGTGGGCGCCGTGCTGTTGGCGTTCGTTGCGCTCTTCGTGACCTTGGCGGGAGCGCAGTGCACCACCTGCGTGGCCCCGGGCCCGGCAAAGGCGCGTGTGGCCCTCACGGGAGGCGTGCTTTACCTGCTTTGCGGGCTGCTTGCGCTAGTGCCACTCTGCTGGTTCGCCAACATTGTCGTCCGCGAGTTCTACGATCCGTCTGTGCCCGTGTCGCAGAAGTACGAGCTGGGCGCAGCGCTGTATATCGGCTGGGCGGCCACCGCGCTGCTCATGGTAGGCGGCGGCCTCTTG comes from Macaca mulatta isolate MMU2019108-1 chromosome 10, T2T-MMU8v2.0, whole genome shotgun sequence and encodes:
- the CLDN5 gene encoding LOW QUALITY PROTEIN: claudin-5 (The sequence of the model RefSeq protein was modified relative to this genomic sequence to represent the inferred CDS: inserted 1 base in 1 codon; deleted 2 bases in 2 codons; substituted 1 base at 1 genomic stop codon), translating into MARARIGCFGPGGRARGTESAPEPSKRVPPXRSWQTXKVRQTRGANGLGPRAGSAGAKALGPAQGAAQHGLGGSGGRRARVSPLAMGSAALEILGLVLCLVGWGGLILACGLPMWQVTAFLDHNIVTAQTTWKGLWMSCVVQSTGHMQCKVYDSVLALSTEVQAARALTVGAVLLAFVALFVTLAGAQCTTCVAPGPAKARVALTGGVLYLLCGLLALVPLCWFANIVVREFYDPSVPVSQKYELGAALYIGWAATALLMVGGGLLCCGAWVCTSRPDLSFPVKYSAPRRPTATGDYDKKNYV